A single window of Chitinophagales bacterium DNA harbors:
- a CDS encoding thioredoxin family protein codes for MKSIFILSVFVFYLFTVLPQRIAAQNTIDFFEGDLETLFATAKKQNKAIFIDTYTDWCLPCKKMETEVFPRPDVHIFYNNFFINYKLNMFSEEGIAFAKKHKINTYPTYLYFNADGSLNHTVIGAKIPQKFIEAGKIGAVNQKKLAEMTFMYKKGNTSKSFMAEFLTLLWLSNDPLYPILVKKYCVSTTSADLQEEIHQQTIYSLANDLTQNSYQLFANHKTLFEEKFGVEQVKNKQLAAAYNSLEIAIQQKNYALFNDIITIIRTFQTPKTNESLLTISLQFYEAMKDWTTYAETACTFLPKVKITNAADLNNIAWNFYEQIDNIDFLEIALKWAAQSIELDNQPYNNDTYKSLLTKLGSHRS; via the coding sequence ATGAAATCTATTTTTATTCTCTCTGTTTTTGTTTTCTACCTCTTTACTGTTCTCCCTCAGCGTATTGCTGCACAAAACACGATAGATTTTTTTGAAGGCGACTTAGAAACATTGTTCGCTACGGCAAAAAAACAAAACAAAGCCATTTTTATAGATACTTATACCGATTGGTGTTTGCCTTGTAAAAAAATGGAGACAGAGGTCTTTCCTCGCCCCGATGTACACATTTTTTACAATAACTTCTTTATAAACTACAAATTAAATATGTTTTCAGAAGAAGGTATTGCCTTTGCAAAAAAGCATAAAATAAACACATATCCGACCTATCTTTATTTCAATGCAGATGGAAGTCTAAATCATACAGTAATTGGCGCAAAAATTCCACAAAAATTTATTGAAGCAGGTAAAATAGGAGCAGTCAATCAGAAAAAGCTGGCCGAAATGACCTTTATGTATAAAAAAGGCAATACGAGCAAAAGTTTTATGGCAGAGTTTCTAACACTCCTGTGGCTTTCCAATGATCCTTTGTATCCGATATTAGTGAAAAAATACTGTGTATCAACTACATCAGCAGATTTACAAGAAGAAATACATCAACAAACTATCTATTCCTTAGCCAATGATTTGACACAAAATAGCTATCAATTATTCGCAAATCATAAAACACTTTTTGAAGAAAAATTTGGAGTAGAACAGGTTAAAAACAAACAATTGGCTGCTGCTTACAATAGTTTAGAAATTGCTATTCAACAAAAAAATTACGCTTTATTCAATGACATAATAACTATTATCCGTACTTTTCAAACACCTAAAACAAACGAATCCTTACTTACTATTTCTCTTCAATTTTATGAAGCGATGAAAGATTGGACAACTTATGCAGAAACTGCTTGTACTTTTTTGCCAAAAGTAAAAATCACAAATGCTGCCGATTTAAACAATATTGCATGGAATTTTTATGAGCAAATTGACAATATTGACTTCCTCGAAATAGCCTTGAAATGGGCAGCCCAATCCATCGAATTGGACAATCAACCCTACAACAACGACACCTACAAATCTTTATTAACCAAATTGGGAAGTCATCGTAGTTGA
- a CDS encoding carboxypeptidase regulatory-like domain-containing protein, with the protein MHFKKLLFSLIIFVIFTGLPSCLFAQVTTATISGTVLSKSGDEDLVAAAVVATHEPSGTRYGTTTRDNGTFTLPNLRVGGPYTIQATYLGYKTSTYDNVFLTLGQKLTINFELESEDVQLDDIVITASPNSVMSSERTGAETNIGKDQLQKLPTISRSASDFTRLTPSASGNSFGGRNDQFNNFSLDGSIFNNPFGLDAATPGGQTDAQPVSLDAIEQINVSLAPYDVTQAGFTGAAVNAVTKSGTNELKGTVFGFYRNQDMTGSKVSGNDIFVPDLTQLQAGFSLGGALVKDKLFFFANFEIERREDLGSNFIAARPGLGGENVSRVEAADLEAVSNALSSRFGYNTGAYEGFLFDRDNEKGIFKLDWNVSDKHTLTATYNFLNALKQQPAHPSAIGRRGPDATTLQFRNSGYQINNKIQSGILELRSLFSNTVSNKLQVGLTSFRDSRDAFSDPFPVININRDGIRYIVAGHEPFSINNVLDQDVFQISDNLNIYSGDHTFTIGASLEKFSFNNSFNLGAYDAGSNVGGTFGPGFASVEAFVDSVSTGAFDDEVAFAQGIYADNEANGTWALAETNVGQLAFYAQDEWQMNSYFTLTYGVRIDQPLYFDTPEKIQEVIDRNCCFIPDLLYSDENGNPITFTHTQLPESSTLFSPRVGFNWDVKGNRSLQVRGGTGLFSGRLPFVWIGNQVANPNFFFYNVTHPDFKFPQVLRSNLGVDKKWENDWILSADVIYTKDVNGMMVRNFGIKPPTGTLQGVDNRAIYQASDRTNDFANNAYVFTNTDLGYSFNATLQLQRNWNNGLYTSIAYNYLDAKDASSIEAEISSDAYDRNPALGNVNQAVLSPSLYGNRHRIVGSAYKQFQYGTDNKWATSFALFFEYVEGGRFSYTYSGDINGDGSGLNDLLYIPTSSELNEMNFAGTDAEQTAQRNAFNAFIEQDDYLSANRGGYMEKYGILSPWYSTWDVRILQDLNFGEGKNKNTIQLSLDILNVGNLISSDWGVRQLPVNTQPVGVSVTDGIPTYGFDTALTNTFTDDFSLNSRWQAQIGLRYIF; encoded by the coding sequence ATGCACTTCAAAAAATTACTTTTCAGCCTTATTATTTTTGTAATTTTCACAGGTCTTCCTTCTTGCCTTTTTGCTCAAGTTACCACCGCAACCATTAGCGGAACAGTTCTTAGTAAAAGTGGTGATGAAGATTTGGTAGCTGCGGCAGTCGTTGCGACACACGAACCTTCTGGCACACGCTATGGTACAACGACTCGTGACAATGGCACCTTTACGCTTCCCAACCTTAGAGTTGGTGGCCCTTATACGATTCAGGCTACATATTTGGGCTACAAGACTTCCACTTATGACAATGTTTTTTTGACACTTGGACAAAAACTAACTATCAATTTTGAGTTGGAAAGCGAAGACGTTCAGTTGGATGACATTGTGATTACAGCCAGTCCCAACAGCGTTATGAGCAGCGAAAGAACAGGGGCAGAAACCAATATCGGTAAAGACCAATTGCAGAAATTACCTACAATTTCTCGTTCTGCTTCTGATTTTACCCGATTGACCCCTTCAGCAAGTGGCAATTCTTTTGGTGGACGCAATGACCAATTCAACAACTTCTCTCTGGATGGTTCTATCTTCAACAACCCATTTGGTTTGGATGCTGCAACGCCTGGTGGTCAAACAGATGCACAACCTGTTTCATTGGATGCCATCGAACAAATCAATGTCTCACTAGCTCCTTATGATGTTACGCAAGCAGGCTTTACGGGTGCTGCGGTCAATGCCGTTACTAAAAGCGGAACAAATGAATTAAAGGGAACGGTTTTTGGATTTTATAGAAACCAAGATATGACAGGTTCTAAGGTTAGTGGCAATGACATCTTTGTGCCAGATTTAACTCAATTGCAAGCTGGATTCAGCTTAGGCGGTGCTTTGGTGAAAGACAAACTGTTTTTCTTCGCCAATTTTGAAATCGAAAGACGGGAAGACTTGGGTTCTAATTTCATTGCAGCCCGTCCTGGATTGGGTGGTGAGAATGTATCAAGAGTGGAAGCGGCTGATTTAGAGGCAGTTTCCAATGCTTTGAGTTCTCGATTTGGCTACAATACAGGCGCTTATGAAGGATTTTTGTTTGACAGAGACAATGAAAAAGGCATTTTTAAATTGGATTGGAATGTAAGCGACAAACACACTCTAACGGCTACTTACAACTTCTTGAATGCCTTGAAACAACAACCTGCTCACCCTTCTGCAATTGGTCGTCGTGGTCCTGATGCGACTACGCTTCAATTCAGAAATTCGGGCTACCAAATCAACAACAAAATTCAATCTGGTATTTTGGAGTTGCGTTCTTTGTTTAGCAACACCGTTTCCAATAAATTGCAGGTAGGATTGACTTCCTTCCGAGATTCTCGTGATGCTTTTTCGGATCCTTTTCCTGTCATCAATATCAACCGAGATGGAATTCGCTACATCGTGGCAGGACATGAGCCGTTTTCTATTAACAATGTCTTGGATCAAGATGTCTTTCAAATCAGTGACAACTTGAATATTTATTCAGGCGACCACACTTTTACTATTGGAGCATCTTTAGAGAAGTTTTCCTTCAACAACTCTTTCAATTTGGGAGCTTATGACGCAGGCTCCAATGTTGGTGGGACGTTTGGACCTGGGTTTGCAAGCGTTGAAGCCTTTGTAGATAGTGTCAGTACAGGTGCTTTTGACGATGAAGTTGCCTTTGCACAAGGCATTTATGCAGATAACGAAGCCAACGGAACTTGGGCTTTGGCTGAAACGAATGTAGGTCAGTTGGCTTTTTATGCGCAGGATGAATGGCAGATGAATAGCTATTTCACCTTGACTTATGGCGTGCGTATTGACCAACCTTTGTATTTTGATACACCCGAAAAAATTCAAGAGGTGATTGACCGCAATTGCTGCTTTATTCCAGATTTGCTCTATTCGGACGAAAACGGCAATCCCATCACCTTTACGCACACACAATTGCCAGAAAGTTCTACCTTGTTTTCGCCAAGAGTGGGCTTCAATTGGGATGTAAAAGGCAATCGAAGTTTGCAGGTAAGAGGTGGAACAGGTTTGTTTTCAGGACGTTTACCTTTTGTATGGATTGGCAATCAGGTGGCGAATCCCAACTTCTTTTTCTACAATGTAACCCATCCTGACTTCAAATTTCCACAGGTATTAAGAAGCAATTTGGGTGTGGATAAAAAATGGGAAAATGACTGGATTTTGTCTGCGGATGTGATTTACACCAAAGATGTGAACGGTATGATGGTTCGTAATTTTGGCATCAAACCGCCAACAGGCACTTTGCAGGGAGTGGACAATCGGGCGATTTACCAAGCTTCTGACCGCACCAACGATTTTGCGAACAATGCTTATGTTTTCACCAACACTGATTTGGGTTATTCCTTCAATGCTACCTTACAATTGCAGCGAAACTGGAACAATGGACTTTACACAAGCATTGCCTACAACTATTTGGATGCCAAAGATGCAAGTTCTATTGAAGCTGAAATTTCGAGTGATGCTTATGACCGAAACCCTGCTTTGGGCAATGTGAATCAAGCTGTTTTGTCTCCTTCTTTGTATGGAAACCGTCACCGAATTGTAGGTTCTGCTTACAAGCAGTTTCAATATGGTACGGACAACAAATGGGCAACAAGCTTCGCTTTGTTCTTTGAATATGTGGAAGGTGGACGATTTAGCTACACCTATTCTGGCGACATCAACGGCGACGGTTCGGGTTTGAACGATTTGCTTTACATTCCTACGAGCAGCGAATTGAATGAAATGAACTTTGCAGGTACAGATGCTGAACAAACTGCACAAAGAAATGCCTTCAATGCGTTTATTGAACAAGATGATTATTTGAGTGCAAATCGTGGTGGCTATATGGAAAAATACGGTATTTTGAGTCCGTGGTATTCAACTTGGGATGTGCGTATTTTGCAGGACTTGAACTTTGGAGAAGGAAAGAACAAAAATACAATTCAGTTGAGTTTAGACATTTTGAATGTTGGCAACCTCATCAGTTCTGATTGGGGTGTGCGTCAATTACCTGTCAATACGCAGCCTGTTGGTGTAAGTGTAACCGATGGTATTCCAACTTATGGTTTTGACACAGCTTTGACCAATACGTTTACGGATGACTTTAGCTTGAACTCTCGTTGGCAAGCACAGATTGGACTTCGTTATATTTTTTAA
- a CDS encoding Gfo/Idh/MocA family oxidoreductase, which produces MKKHLSRRNLLKTMSLAAGGFFAAPLHGFDELGNRLLLPSRVKYPAPDKPITAITLGAGNRGNVYGDYAVEYPDNIDIIGVAEPIKIRNERYCEKHNIAEEHSFVTWEHVFEVPKFADAIIITTPDDLHYGPCMKALEMGYDVLLEKPISPSEQECRDILALAEKTGRIVAVCHVLRYAPYFIKLREMIQSGSIGELVSIQHFEPIEHVHMAHSFVRGNWHNSKATTPIILAKSCHDLDILRWMIGKPCEKITAFGGLKWFRKENKPEGATPRCMDGCAVEKECPYSAMKIYYRDRQRTYVFDLPEDPEKHGDAILEYLRTTNYGRCVYQMENDQADHYVVNMQFADDVTASFSMEAFTSYHGRRTRIMGSHGDIVGDMSQFVHTDFLTGEKTEWKMETDGHGGGDWNLIADWVQAVSKQNASLLTSGIDASVESHVMGFVAEKSRLAGTVEDVRL; this is translated from the coding sequence ATGAAAAAACACTTATCCCGCAGAAACCTCCTCAAAACCATGAGTCTTGCCGCTGGTGGATTTTTTGCCGCCCCTCTACATGGCTTCGATGAATTGGGTAATCGCTTGCTACTTCCCAGTCGAGTGAAATATCCTGCTCCTGACAAACCCATCACCGCAATTACGCTTGGCGCAGGAAATCGAGGAAATGTCTATGGTGATTATGCAGTGGAATATCCTGACAATATTGACATCATTGGTGTGGCGGAACCCATCAAAATCCGCAACGAACGCTATTGTGAAAAACACAACATTGCAGAAGAACATAGTTTTGTGACTTGGGAGCACGTCTTTGAAGTACCAAAATTTGCAGATGCCATCATCATCACAACGCCCGACGATTTACATTATGGCCCTTGTATGAAGGCATTGGAGATGGGTTATGACGTTTTGCTCGAAAAACCGATTTCACCGAGCGAGCAGGAATGTCGAGATATTTTGGCTTTAGCTGAAAAAACGGGAAGGATTGTAGCAGTCTGTCATGTTTTGCGGTATGCGCCTTATTTCATCAAATTGCGGGAAATGATTCAATCGGGCAGTATTGGCGAATTGGTGAGCATACAACATTTTGAACCTATCGAACACGTTCACATGGCGCACAGTTTTGTGAGAGGAAACTGGCATAATAGTAAGGCGACTACGCCGATTATTCTCGCCAAATCTTGCCACGATCTCGATATTTTGCGCTGGATGATTGGCAAACCTTGTGAGAAGATTACCGCTTTTGGAGGATTAAAATGGTTTAGAAAAGAGAACAAACCCGAAGGCGCAACGCCTCGCTGCATGGATGGCTGCGCTGTTGAAAAGGAATGTCCGTACAGTGCCATGAAAATCTATTACCGTGACCGACAACGTACCTATGTTTTTGACCTGCCCGAAGACCCCGAAAAACATGGCGATGCGATTTTGGAATACCTCCGCACGACTAATTATGGTCGCTGTGTGTATCAAATGGAAAACGATCAAGCAGACCATTATGTGGTGAATATGCAGTTTGCGGATGATGTGACGGCATCGTTCAGCATGGAGGCTTTTACTTCTTATCACGGACGACGCACCCGAATCATGGGTAGTCATGGCGATATTGTAGGTGATATGTCACAGTTTGTGCATACTGATTTTTTGACGGGTGAAAAGACGGAGTGGAAGATGGAAACGGATGGTCATGGCGGTGGTGACTGGAACTTAATTGCAGATTGGGTACAAGCGGTTTCCAAACAAAATGCCAGTTTACTCACATCGGGCATTGACGCTTCGGTGGAAAGTCATGTGATGGGTTTTGTGGCAGAGAAAAGCCGATTGGCAGGTACGGTTGAAGATGTTCGGCTGTGA
- a CDS encoding heparan-alpha-glucosaminide N-acetyltransferase domain-containing protein has translation MQQRLQSLDVFRGMTVFFMIIVNSSGNWSTTYAPLLHAQWHGFTPTDLVFPSFLFAVGASLAIVMARWKTEKTNSEVHRKILTRTAIIFLLGFLMYWFPFTDWKDGALTFRPIGETRIMGVLQRIALAYGLSALLLYHFSLRNVIYITLGILVGYWLILLSFGDLTMSGNAGHLLDMFLLGENHLYGGEGVPFDPEGLLSTLPCIGNVVAGYATVYWLRQKPKDLEVRLCLALIGAGLIAVAFLWNYGFPINKKLWTSSYVLLTSGIAMLMLVALHYLLDWRKKEYASLNFFTPMGKNPLFIYLLSEVGVIILYWIPNAANGTLYNALYHNIFSKVGAYFGAFLFALTWTLICWSVAVWMDRRKWYVRV, from the coding sequence ATGCAACAACGATTACAATCTCTTGATGTCTTTCGGGGCATGACGGTTTTCTTTATGATTATTGTCAATTCTTCGGGCAATTGGAGTACTACCTACGCTCCATTGCTTCATGCTCAGTGGCATGGATTCACACCCACCGATCTTGTTTTTCCGTCCTTTCTCTTTGCAGTAGGAGCATCTTTGGCGATTGTGATGGCCCGTTGGAAAACCGAGAAAACCAACAGCGAAGTCCACCGCAAAATTTTGACCCGAACCGCCATTATTTTTCTTTTGGGTTTTCTCATGTATTGGTTTCCCTTCACCGATTGGAAAGACGGCGCATTGACTTTTCGACCCATTGGAGAAACCCGTATCATGGGTGTTTTGCAGCGCATCGCTTTGGCTTATGGACTGTCAGCCTTGTTGTTGTACCATTTTTCGCTACGAAATGTAATTTATATCACCCTTGGTATTTTGGTGGGTTATTGGCTCATTCTGTTGAGCTTTGGTGACTTAACCATGAGCGGCAATGCGGGGCATTTGTTGGATATGTTTTTGCTTGGAGAAAACCATTTGTATGGAGGTGAAGGCGTTCCTTTCGACCCAGAAGGATTGTTGAGCACGCTGCCTTGTATCGGCAATGTAGTGGCGGGTTATGCCACCGTTTATTGGTTGCGTCAAAAACCGAAAGACCTCGAAGTTCGTTTGTGTTTGGCACTCATTGGAGCGGGATTGATTGCAGTTGCTTTTTTGTGGAATTATGGCTTCCCTATCAACAAAAAATTGTGGACAAGCTCCTATGTTTTACTCACTTCTGGTATTGCTATGTTGATGCTCGTTGCCTTACATTATCTATTGGATTGGCGAAAAAAAGAATATGCTTCCCTAAATTTTTTCACTCCAATGGGCAAAAACCCTTTGTTTATTTATTTACTTTCTGAAGTCGGTGTAATCATCCTCTATTGGATTCCCAATGCCGCAAATGGGACACTCTACAATGCGCTATACCACAATATTTTCAGCAAAGTGGGAGCGTATTTTGGAGCTTTCTTGTTTGCCTTGACATGGACGCTGATTTGTTGGTCGGTGGCAGTGTGGATGGATAGAAGGAAATGGTATGTGAGGGTTTAG